A region of Bombus huntii isolate Logan2020A chromosome 15, iyBomHunt1.1, whole genome shotgun sequence DNA encodes the following proteins:
- the LOC126873914 gene encoding peroxidase, producing the protein MKGRREWRTVTTFLVLLVTKEASVVNGKNITSGDEKFSENTGNKEKLSDLEGSETTYTFSYTNGFENAYDSFPYSSHIYSSSFPQSSVSFDIGRNTTFDIHREIRCGDAFPRVCEKARYRTYDGSCNNLRNPTWGMANTRYGRLLPPNYGDGIRSPTKSVTGAELPLSRLVSYTLFPKVDIDDHVWTLVAMQWGQIITHDMAMIDGTTQSKPHTTQCCTEDGQLVDPLLLHGQCYPIIIPYDDPTYSKANIRCLNFVRSTTDLDRSCASRYKPAEQLTVVTHFLDLSLVYGSSDQLATSLRAGVGGRMNVEIRRNREWPPMATNKSQLCETTDPNEICYQAGDTRVNQNPQLTILQIILLREHNRVADALARLNPHWTDETIFQEARRIVIAEHQHISYYEWLPIFLGIQATYGNKILYNTKGYVNDYDKNVNPSVLNEHSNAAFRYFHSLIAGYLNLVNEQRFSNDALRLSDHFNRPGIIEECDNMDDLTRGMSYQPEKASDQFFDAEITEFLFRNDRPLGSDLRATDIQRDRDHGLASYNSYREYCGLPRAKYFTDFTDYISPSNVAKLSELYPSPDDVELTVGGSLEEHVPGTLSGPTFLCILTRQFYKTRVGDRYWYERGDHQSAFTIEQLNEIRKASISRLFCDNGDHITSMQLRGFQQVSASNPITICDNIPSVDLSLWKDYAPELANQKYTIPPF; encoded by the exons ATGAAGGGACGAAGAGAATGGCGGACTGTAACAACTTTCCTCGTTCTGTTAGTAACAAAAGAAGCAAGCGTAGTGAATGGCAAGAATATCACGTCCGGAGATGAGAAATTCTCAGAAAATACAG GAAACAAGGAGAAACTGTCGGATTTGGAAGGATCGGAAACAACCTACACCTTTAGTTACACGAACGGTTTTGAAAATGCGTATGATTCATTTCCTTATTCTTCCCATATATATTCCTCTAGTTTCCCACAGAGTAG CGTATCGTTCGACATTGGGCGAAACACGACGTTTGATATTCATCGAGAGATCAGGTGCGGAGATGCTTTCCCGCGCGTTTGTGAAAAAGCGAGATATCGAACGTACGATGGCTCTTGCAACAATCTAAGGAATCCCACGTGGGGTATGGCAAACACGAGATACGGCCGGCTATTGCCACCAAATTACGGAGATG GAATACGATCGCCCACGAAATCAGTAACTGGAGCAGAATTACCactttctcgattggttagcTATACGTTATTTCCCAAAGTCGATATCGATGATCACGTATGGACGCTGGTAGCGATGCAATGGGGACAAATTATTACTCACGACATGGCTATGATCGACGGAACTACTCAATCAA AACCACACACCACGCAATGCTGTACCGAGGATGGCCAATTGGTAGACCCGTTGTTGCTTCACGGTCAATGCTATCCCATAATTATACCTTACGACGATCCCACCTACAGCAAGGCCAATATAAGATGTCTCAACTTCGTTCGTAGTACAACCGACCTTGACCGCAGTTGTGCATCTCGATACAAACCAGCAGAACAG TTAACCGTCGTAACGCATTTCTTGGACCTCTCTCTGGTTTATGGATCCAGTGATCAGCTGGCGACTAGTCTGCGAGCCGGTGTCGGCGGCCGCATGAACGTCGAGATACGACGCAACAGAGAATGGCCACCTATGGCAACCAACAAGAGCCAGCTTTGTGAAACTACCGATCCTAACGAAATTTGCTATCAGGCTG GAGACACGCGAGTTAATCAGAATCCCCAGCTGACTATTTTGCAAATAATACTGCTTAGGGAGCATAATCGCGTCGCTGATGCTTTAGCTCGTTTAAATCCACATTGGACGGATGAGACGATATTCCAAGAGGCGCGGCGTATTGTAATTGCAGAACATCAACACATTTCCTATTACGAATGGTTGCCAATATTTTTAG GCATTCAGGCCACGTATGGTAATAAGATTTTATACAATACCAAGGGCTATGTAAACGACTatgataaaaatgtaaatccaAGTGTTCTGAACGAACATTCGAACGCAGCTTTTAGATATTTCCATTCCCTTATCGCCGGCTACCTCAA CTTGGTGAACGAACAGCGATTTTCAAACGATGCCTTGAGGCTGAGCGATCACTTCAACAGACCAGGAATTATCGAGGAATGCGACAATATGGACGATTTGACAAGAGGCATGTCTTATCAGCCAGAAAAAGCCAGCGATCAATTCTTTGACGCGGAG ATCACGGAATTCTTATTCAGAAACGACAGACCACTGGGATCTGACCTTCGCGCAACAGATATTCAGAGGGATCGCGATCACGGCCTCGCGTCATACAACAGCTACCGCGAATACTGCGGTCTACCCAGAGCGAAATACTTTACTGACTTCACAGATTATATTTCTCCCTCG AACGTGGCAAAGTTGTCTGAATTGTATCCCAGTCCTGATGACGTCGAACTGACTGTCGGAGGATCATTGGAAGAACATGTGCCGGGTACACTTTCCGGTCCTACGTTCTTGTGTATCCTTACCAGACAATTCTATAAAACACGAGTGGGTGATCGTTATTGGTACGAAAGAGGTGACCACCAATCAGCGTTCACTATAG AGCAATTGAACGAGATTCGAAAGGCCAGTATATCAAGATTATTCTGCGATAACGGCGATCACATCACAAGCATGCAACTAAGAGGCTTCCAGCAAGTATCTGCATC TAATCCTATCACGATTTGCGACAACATTCCGTCGGTAGATCTTTCGCTGTGGAAGGATTACGCCCCGGAACTGGCAAATCAAAAATACACCATACCCCcattttaa
- the LOC126873918 gene encoding leucine-rich melanocyte differentiation-associated protein-like isoform X1: protein MLDYTNELELQKEADEVEQLAMTSLGRLIFVDLHCRHSNSLSSDKPSVDVVDSLSLAFENLFYMPFDIIENYSNTLHTLDISHNKFSRNLQFLAEFENLTSLNLDHNNIDDHTVFPHMPKLQLLWLNHNNIEELYPFVKNLYESLPNLRYLCLMGNKAAPSYLNGGTFYDYLQYRLYVISWFPHLVHLDDRAVTPEQRQEAKRLFKRPLLENLTENAPLPECIKHLHNKIANIFSKPTLPYKLKPRGTNFVV from the exons AT GTTGGATTACACTAATGAGTTAGAATTGCAAAAAGAAGCAGACGAAGTGGAACAACTTGCTATGACTTCCTTAGGAAGACTAATATTTGTAGATTTACATTGTAGACATTCAAACTCTTTATCTTCAGATAAACCATCTGTAGATGTTGTTGATTCCTTATCACTTGCTTTTGAAAACCTTTTTTATATGCCATTTgacattattgaaaattatagtAATACTCTCCATACACTGGATATTAGTCATAATAAGTTTAGTAG aaatttacaatttttggcagaatttgaaaatttaacaTCTTTAAACCTAGACCATAATAACATAGATGATCACACAGTTTTTCCACATATGCCAAAACTTCAGCTTCTGTGGTTAAatcataataatatagaagaaTTGTACCCATTTGTTAAGAATCTCTATGAGAGTCTACCCAACCTCAGATATTTGTGCCTTATGGGAAACAAGGCAGCACCAAGTTATTTAAATGGTGGTACCTTTTATGACTATCTTCAGTACAG gtTATACGTCATATCTTGGTTCCCTCATTTGGTACATCTGGATGATAGAGCTGTGACTCCAGAACAACGACAGGAGGCAAAAAGGCTTTTCAAGCGACCACTGTTAGAGAATCTAACTGAAAATGCTCCTCTTCCAGAATGCATTAAACATCTACACAACaaaattgcaaatatattttcaaaaccTACACTGCCTTATAAGTTGAAACCAAGAGGTACAAACTTTGTTGTTTAA
- the LOC126873918 gene encoding leucine-rich melanocyte differentiation-associated protein-like isoform X2, whose translation MTSLGRLIFVDLHCRHSNSLSSDKPSVDVVDSLSLAFENLFYMPFDIIENYSNTLHTLDISHNKFSRNLQFLAEFENLTSLNLDHNNIDDHTVFPHMPKLQLLWLNHNNIEELYPFVKNLYESLPNLRYLCLMGNKAAPSYLNGGTFYDYLQYRLYVISWFPHLVHLDDRAVTPEQRQEAKRLFKRPLLENLTENAPLPECIKHLHNKIANIFSKPTLPYKLKPRGTNFVV comes from the exons ATGACTTCCTTAGGAAGACTAATATTTGTAGATTTACATTGTAGACATTCAAACTCTTTATCTTCAGATAAACCATCTGTAGATGTTGTTGATTCCTTATCACTTGCTTTTGAAAACCTTTTTTATATGCCATTTgacattattgaaaattatagtAATACTCTCCATACACTGGATATTAGTCATAATAAGTTTAGTAG aaatttacaatttttggcagaatttgaaaatttaacaTCTTTAAACCTAGACCATAATAACATAGATGATCACACAGTTTTTCCACATATGCCAAAACTTCAGCTTCTGTGGTTAAatcataataatatagaagaaTTGTACCCATTTGTTAAGAATCTCTATGAGAGTCTACCCAACCTCAGATATTTGTGCCTTATGGGAAACAAGGCAGCACCAAGTTATTTAAATGGTGGTACCTTTTATGACTATCTTCAGTACAG gtTATACGTCATATCTTGGTTCCCTCATTTGGTACATCTGGATGATAGAGCTGTGACTCCAGAACAACGACAGGAGGCAAAAAGGCTTTTCAAGCGACCACTGTTAGAGAATCTAACTGAAAATGCTCCTCTTCCAGAATGCATTAAACATCTACACAACaaaattgcaaatatattttcaaaaccTACACTGCCTTATAAGTTGAAACCAAGAGGTACAAACTTTGTTGTTTAA